A stretch of the Stigmatella aurantiaca genome encodes the following:
- a CDS encoding LysR family transcriptional regulator — protein sequence MKADLDDLKAFVAVARARGFREGARTSGSSASALSEAVRRLEAQLGVRLLNRTTRSVVLTEAGQGLLERLGPALAEMEAALDVVNGFRDRPAGSLRLNVPVSAARLVLPRIVPPFLSAYPDIRLEIITDDNFVDVIASGFDAGIRYDERLEQDMIAVPIGPRVQRFATAASPAYLERHGRPKHPRELLGHACLRGRFSSGAMPPWEYERNGEVVRVDPAGPLIVSAGGASDLSIDAAIAGSGIVYHFEDWLRPHLDSGALESILKPWWQSFPGPFLYYPGRRLVPAPLRAFVDFIKASAGPA from the coding sequence GTGAAAGCCGACCTGGATGACCTGAAGGCCTTCGTCGCGGTGGCACGCGCCCGGGGGTTTCGTGAGGGCGCTCGCACCAGTGGCAGCAGTGCATCCGCGCTCAGCGAGGCGGTCCGCCGTCTGGAGGCGCAGCTGGGGGTCCGGCTGCTGAACCGGACAACGCGCAGTGTCGTCCTGACCGAAGCGGGACAGGGCTTGCTGGAGCGGCTCGGCCCCGCCCTGGCCGAGATGGAGGCCGCGCTCGACGTGGTGAACGGCTTTCGCGACAGGCCCGCGGGCTCGCTGCGCCTCAACGTCCCGGTCAGCGCGGCGCGGCTGGTGCTGCCCCGCATCGTTCCGCCGTTCCTCTCCGCCTACCCCGACATCCGGCTGGAGATCATCACCGACGACAACTTTGTCGACGTGATCGCCTCCGGGTTCGACGCAGGCATCCGCTACGACGAACGGCTGGAACAGGACATGATCGCGGTGCCCATTGGACCGCGCGTCCAGCGTTTCGCCACCGCCGCGTCCCCGGCTTACTTGGAGCGTCATGGCCGGCCGAAGCACCCCCGCGAGCTGCTGGGCCACGCCTGTCTGCGCGGCCGCTTCTCCAGCGGCGCGATGCCGCCGTGGGAGTACGAGCGCAACGGCGAGGTGGTTCGGGTTGATCCGGCGGGGCCGCTGATCGTGAGCGCGGGTGGGGCGAGCGACCTCTCCATCGACGCGGCGATCGCTGGCAGCGGCATCGTGTACCACTTCGAGGACTGGCTCCGGCCGCACCTGGACAGCGGCGCCCTCGAATCCATCCTCAAGCCCTGGTGGCAGAGCTTCCCAGGGCCCTTCCTCTATTACCCCGGGCGGCGCCTCGTACCGGCGCCGCTGCGGGCCTTCGTCGACTTCATCAAGGCATCGGCGGGACCCGCTTAA
- a CDS encoding dihydroneopterin aldolase, with translation MNEPLRLPVETDGQGRLLDVIELRDFTVQSALGTASAGGEAARWSLEVALFLDTRRAATDGHLSHTVHYGRLAGELRFLLESCRFESLEPVAEAVVRYVLLPPSLDAPHAQVRAATVRVTRPEAPGGQAVPAVQVHRRHGHFAYPVEETPSGHVDRIYEGPRYNICRLRIRPGGFVSEPRHPRMAQSQLVLGGGLLLQGRPAQQGMVFHGLQGLTHRYDNPTGIEQSVLCVEQPKVVEADAALVQGRSYYPAEDPHLS, from the coding sequence ATGAATGAACCCCTGCGCCTGCCAGTGGAGACGGACGGCCAAGGGCGTCTGCTGGATGTCATCGAGCTGAGGGACTTCACGGTGCAGAGCGCCCTGGGCACCGCGTCGGCTGGAGGCGAGGCCGCGCGGTGGAGCCTGGAGGTGGCGCTGTTTCTGGACACGCGGCGGGCCGCGACGGACGGGCACCTGTCTCACACGGTCCACTACGGGCGGCTGGCGGGGGAGCTGCGCTTCCTGCTGGAATCCTGCCGCTTCGAGTCGCTGGAGCCGGTGGCGGAGGCCGTTGTCCGCTATGTGCTGTTGCCTCCCTCGCTGGATGCCCCACATGCCCAGGTGAGGGCGGCCACGGTGCGGGTCACCCGGCCTGAGGCCCCGGGGGGCCAGGCCGTGCCCGCGGTGCAGGTCCACCGTCGCCACGGGCACTTCGCCTATCCCGTGGAGGAGACGCCCTCGGGCCACGTGGACCGCATCTACGAGGGGCCCCGCTACAACATCTGCCGGCTGCGCATCCGGCCCGGGGGCTTCGTGTCCGAGCCCCGGCATCCGCGCATGGCGCAGAGCCAGTTGGTGCTGGGCGGTGGCTTGCTCTTGCAGGGCCGCCCGGCTCAGCAAGGCATGGTCTTCCACGGGCTCCAGGGGCTCACCCACCGCTACGACAATCCCACGGGCATCGAGCAGTCGGTGCTGTGCGTGGAGCAGCCGAAAGTGGTGGAAGCGGACGCGGCGCTGGTGCAGGGACGCTCCTACTACCCGGCGGAAGATCCCCACCTGAGCTGA
- a CDS encoding aldo/keto reductase family oxidoreductase, with protein sequence MSQIDLSGTFTLGGRTVKRLGYGAMQLAGPGVFGPPKDPGAALAVLREAIARGVNHIDTSDYYGPYVTNRLIREALAPYPRELVIVTKIGARRGEDGAWLPAFSPQELTQAVHDNLRNLGLEALDVVNLRLMFSAHGPAEGSIEAPLTVLAGLQQKGLVRHIGLSNVTPTQVAEARRIAPIVCVQNHYNLVHRADDALIDALARDGIAYVPFFPLGGFSPLQSSTLSGVAARLGATPMQVALAWLLRRSPNILLIPGTSSVAHLRENLAAAGCTLPEDALKELETVAGT encoded by the coding sequence ATGTCCCAGATTGACCTGTCCGGCACGTTCACCCTCGGAGGCCGCACCGTGAAGCGGCTCGGCTATGGCGCCATGCAGCTCGCGGGGCCTGGCGTGTTCGGTCCGCCCAAGGACCCTGGCGCGGCGTTGGCCGTGCTGCGCGAGGCGATCGCCAGGGGGGTGAACCACATCGACACCAGCGATTACTACGGTCCGTACGTCACGAACCGGCTGATCCGCGAGGCGCTCGCGCCGTATCCCCGCGAGCTCGTCATCGTCACCAAGATCGGCGCCCGGCGGGGCGAGGATGGCGCGTGGCTCCCGGCCTTCTCGCCCCAGGAGCTGACCCAGGCGGTCCACGACAACCTGCGCAACCTGGGGCTGGAGGCGCTCGACGTGGTGAACCTTCGCCTCATGTTCAGCGCCCACGGACCCGCGGAGGGCTCGATCGAGGCGCCGCTCACGGTGCTCGCCGGGCTCCAGCAGAAGGGCCTGGTGCGCCACATTGGTCTGAGCAACGTCACCCCCACGCAGGTCGCGGAGGCGCGAAGGATCGCCCCCATCGTCTGCGTGCAGAACCACTACAACCTGGTGCACCGGGCCGACGATGCCTTGATCGACGCGCTGGCCCGCGACGGCATCGCCTACGTGCCGTTCTTCCCGCTCGGCGGATTCTCCCCCTTGCAGTCCTCCACCTTGTCCGGCGTCGCGGCGCGTCTTGGTGCCACCCCCATGCAGGTCGCGCTCGCCTGGCTGCTTCGCCGCTCGCCCAACATCCTTCTGATTCCCGGCACCTCGTCGGTCGCGCACCTGAGGGAGAACCTCGCCGCGGCCGGATGCACGCTGCCGGAGGACGCGCTCAAGGAACTGGAGACCGTCGCCGGGACGTGA
- a CDS encoding FAD-dependent monooxygenase, with protein sequence MPMKREVLITGASIAGPALAWWLSRFGMTVTVVERAPEFRDGGQNIDVRGAGRTVVQRMGLEDAIAQRTTGEKGIAFVDEANRIKAEISAEQFGGNGPTAELEILRGELARLLIEHSRRQARYVFGDRIRGIEDQGDAVEVTLEHGGPRRFDLVIAAEGIGSSTRSLVFGNAARRVPLDLYTAYFTIPRGENDGTTARWFNAPGGLSVFLRPDNTGTTRAILSVQQEPAGYEDRSPSEQKTFLKAKFARAGWETPRVLAALDDAKDFYFEALGQVKMDHWSKGRVALVGDAAYCASPISGMGTSLALVGAYVLAGELSRHEDPAQAFAAYERLMRPYVEQAQDVPKLGPRIAQPQTRAGIALQQGALHLASKPGISRLAGKLLSPPADKIELPDYGAGITPGEAAQ encoded by the coding sequence ATGCCGATGAAGCGAGAGGTGCTGATTACCGGGGCGAGCATCGCGGGGCCCGCCCTGGCCTGGTGGCTGAGCCGCTTTGGCATGACCGTCACGGTGGTGGAACGCGCGCCTGAGTTCCGCGATGGCGGGCAGAACATCGACGTGCGCGGCGCGGGCCGGACGGTCGTCCAGCGCATGGGGCTCGAAGACGCGATCGCCCAGCGGACAACGGGCGAAAAGGGAATCGCGTTCGTCGACGAAGCGAACCGGATCAAGGCCGAAATCAGCGCGGAGCAGTTCGGCGGCAATGGCCCCACCGCCGAGCTGGAGATCCTCCGCGGCGAGCTGGCGCGGCTCCTGATCGAACACAGCCGCAGGCAGGCCCGCTATGTCTTCGGGGACCGCATCCGCGGCATTGAAGACCAGGGTGACGCCGTCGAGGTCACGCTGGAGCACGGGGGCCCGCGCCGGTTCGACCTCGTCATCGCCGCCGAGGGAATCGGCTCATCGACGCGCTCGCTCGTGTTTGGCAATGCCGCCCGGCGCGTGCCGCTCGATCTCTACACGGCTTATTTCACGATTCCGCGGGGGGAGAATGACGGGACCACCGCCCGCTGGTTCAACGCCCCGGGGGGACTCAGCGTCTTCCTCCGCCCGGACAACACCGGCACCACGCGCGCCATCCTCTCGGTGCAACAGGAGCCGGCGGGGTACGAGGACCGGTCCCCCAGCGAGCAGAAGACATTCTTGAAGGCGAAGTTCGCCCGCGCCGGATGGGAGACGCCGCGCGTGCTCGCCGCGCTGGACGATGCCAAGGATTTCTACTTCGAGGCGCTCGGCCAGGTGAAGATGGACCATTGGTCCAAGGGCCGCGTCGCCCTGGTGGGCGACGCCGCCTATTGCGCCTCACCCATCAGTGGCATGGGCACGAGCCTGGCGCTCGTGGGCGCCTACGTCCTCGCGGGAGAGCTCTCACGCCACGAGGACCCTGCGCAGGCCTTCGCCGCCTACGAGCGGCTCATGCGTCCCTACGTCGAGCAGGCGCAGGACGTGCCCAAGCTGGGGCCGCGCATCGCTCAGCCACAGACCCGGGCTGGCATCGCCCTTCAGCAGGGCGCGCTGCACCTCGCCAGCAAACCGGGGATCAGCAGGCTTGCTGGCAAGCTGCTGTCTCCCCCCGCCGACAAGATCGAACTGCCGGACTATGGCGCTGGCATCACGCCAGGAGAGGCGGCTCAGTAA
- a CDS encoding cytochrome P450, whose protein sequence is MSAFDLARLDDAFYADPFPLYRAMRERDPVHRMPDGSLFLTRWADLDRVYRDTRTFSSDKRVEFGAKYGDTPLFEHHTTSLVFNDPPLHTRVRRLIVGALTPRALATMEPGLRALVDRLLDGLAAKGAADLIEDFAAAIPIEVIGNLLDMPMEERGPLRGWSLAILGALEPRLTAEQEARGNEAVTEFLDYLRILVVRRRARPGDPATDVLTRLIQGESDGERLTETELLHQCVFLLNAGHETTTNLIGNALELLARFPDERARLLRDPALMPAAVEEVLRYESSNQLGNRRVAEDTELGGVAAPAGTFLTLCIGAANRDPARFEDPERFDVGRQPNRHLAFAGGAHTCAGMNLARMEARIALAAFLARFPAYALTAPPVRARRARFRGFTAMPARLG, encoded by the coding sequence GTGTCCGCATTCGACCTGGCGCGCCTGGACGACGCCTTCTACGCCGATCCCTTTCCCCTCTACCGGGCGATGCGCGAGCGGGATCCGGTCCACCGGATGCCCGACGGCTCCCTCTTTCTCACCCGCTGGGCCGACCTCGACCGTGTCTACCGCGACACGCGCACCTTCTCCTCGGACAAGCGCGTCGAGTTCGGCGCGAAATACGGGGACACGCCCCTCTTCGAGCACCACACCACCTCCCTCGTCTTCAACGACCCGCCGCTGCACACGCGGGTGCGTCGGCTGATTGTGGGCGCGCTGACGCCGCGCGCGCTGGCGACGATGGAGCCTGGGTTGCGCGCCCTGGTGGACCGGCTGCTGGACGGGCTGGCCGCGAAGGGCGCCGCGGACCTGATCGAGGACTTCGCCGCCGCCATCCCCATCGAGGTGATCGGCAACCTGCTGGACATGCCGATGGAGGAGCGAGGGCCGCTGCGGGGCTGGTCGCTTGCAATCCTTGGCGCGCTCGAACCCCGTCTGACGGCCGAGCAGGAGGCCCGCGGAAACGAGGCGGTGACGGAGTTTCTGGACTACCTCCGCATCCTCGTCGTCCGGCGGCGGGCGCGGCCGGGGGACCCCGCGACGGACGTGCTGACACGGCTCATCCAGGGCGAATCCGACGGGGAGCGGCTGACCGAGACGGAGCTGCTGCACCAGTGCGTCTTCCTCCTGAACGCGGGACACGAGACGACGACGAACCTCATCGGCAACGCACTGGAGCTGCTGGCGCGCTTCCCGGACGAGCGCGCAAGGCTGTTGCGAGACCCGGCGCTGATGCCAGCGGCGGTGGAGGAAGTCCTGCGCTACGAATCTTCCAATCAGCTCGGCAACCGGCGGGTGGCGGAGGACACGGAGCTCGGCGGCGTGGCGGCGCCGGCCGGCACCTTCCTCACGCTCTGCATCGGCGCCGCCAACCGCGACCCCGCGCGCTTCGAGGACCCTGAGCGCTTCGACGTGGGGCGCCAGCCCAACCGGCACCTCGCCTTCGCGGGAGGGGCACATACGTGCGCGGGGATGAACCTCGCGCGGATGGAGGCACGGATCGCGCTGGCGGCGTTCCTCGCGCGCTTCCCGGCCTATGCGCTGACCGCGCCGCCAGTGCGGGCGCGGCGGGCGCGGTTTCGCGGGTTCACGGCGATGCCGGCGCGGCTGGGGTAG